In Thermodesulfobacteriota bacterium, a single genomic region encodes these proteins:
- the infC gene encoding translation initiation factor IF-3 → MEGGRAKIAREPEIRVNQRIRAREVRVISSEGKQLGVLPIHEALLKAQEEGVDLVEVAANANPPVCRLMDFGKYKYELKKQASAKKQKAHPLKEVKFRPHIGKHDLDVKINRICEFLEEGNKTKIRIFFRGREIVHPEIGKELADRILERVSSMGAIDYPPRLEGKSLIMVLSPKKKPKAGKDNGKN, encoded by the coding sequence TTGGAGGGAGGTAGAGCAAAAATAGCAAGGGAACCTGAGATTCGGGTAAATCAAAGGATTAGAGCTAGAGAGGTCAGGGTCATCTCATCAGAAGGTAAACAGTTAGGTGTGTTACCAATTCATGAGGCATTGCTGAAAGCTCAGGAGGAGGGTGTAGACCTAGTGGAAGTTGCTGCAAATGCGAATCCGCCTGTTTGCAGGTTAATGGATTTTGGCAAATACAAATATGAGCTAAAAAAGCAGGCCAGCGCTAAGAAGCAAAAGGCCCATCCTCTGAAGGAGGTTAAATTTCGGCCTCATATTGGTAAGCACGACCTCGATGTAAAGATAAATCGCATATGTGAATTTTTGGAAGAGGGGAACAAAACGAAAATCAGGATATTTTTCAGGGGTAGAGAGATTGTACATCCAGAAATCGGCAAAGAGCTTGCCGACAGGATTCTTGAGCGTGTATCTTCTATGGGAGCAATAGATTATCCTCCTAGGCTTGAGGGCAAGAGCCTTATTATGGTTCTGTCTCCAAAGAAGAAACCAAAAGCAGGAAAGGACAATGGCAAAAATTAA
- the gcvH gene encoding glycine cleavage system protein GcvH, which yields MIDIPEELKYTDEHEWAKIEDDLVVIGITDYAQDALGEIVYIELPSEGDEITKGDSFGGVESTKSVSDLYAPVSGEVIEVNESLLDSPETINEDPYGDGWLIKVKIHDSDEFDDLMDNEQYSEFIEKETHK from the coding sequence ATGATTGACATTCCAGAGGAATTGAAATACACAGATGAGCATGAGTGGGCTAAGATTGAGGACGACTTAGTAGTTATAGGTATAACTGATTATGCACAGGATGCTCTCGGTGAAATCGTTTATATAGAACTGCCTAGCGAGGGTGATGAAATTACAAAGGGAGATTCGTTTGGTGGCGTTGAATCGACAAAGTCTGTTTCTGACCTTTATGCTCCGGTCAGTGGTGAGGTTATTGAGGTCAATGAATCTCTGCTTGATTCACCGGAAACCATAAATGAAGATCCGTACGGAGACGGCTGGCTGATAAAGGTGAAGATACACGACTCTGATGAATTCGATGACCTTATGGATAACGAACAATATTCCGAATTTATTGAAAAGGAAACACACAAATAG
- a CDS encoding peptidylprolyl isomerase — protein MKKIAFSSLYVGIFILLFLTFVNISSARDVIDGVIAVVNDDVITLSEFEEKLPNQNTKITPQQEKTILDQMIEQKLLEQQAEQLGIRVSESEVDNAIKSVIGKFNLSDDQMKEVLAKENLTPEQFREQWRLQILSQKVIGSKLQGQLAVTEDEIEEYYKTNYGSDEKIDEVKVAHILITPEAAGGEEQAKQRAEEVAKLAKSGEDFGKLAGEYSNDTISSVKGGELGYFRRGDLVESLENAAYSTPVGQIAGPVESPAGYHIVKVLDKKTNEGNLDDYREEIKEKLYREKAEQELSAWIDEIKSSAYIDLRI, from the coding sequence GTGAAAAAAATTGCATTTTCATCTTTATACGTCGGTATCTTTATACTCTTATTCTTGACCTTTGTAAATATATCTTCCGCCAGAGACGTAATAGATGGAGTTATAGCAGTTGTAAACGATGACGTGATTACACTTTCCGAATTTGAGGAAAAGCTCCCGAATCAGAACACAAAAATTACCCCTCAACAAGAAAAAACTATATTAGATCAGATGATAGAGCAAAAGCTACTAGAACAACAAGCGGAGCAGCTAGGAATAAGGGTTTCAGAAAGTGAAGTCGATAACGCCATCAAGAGCGTAATAGGCAAATTCAACCTGAGCGATGATCAAATGAAGGAGGTATTGGCTAAGGAAAACCTTACACCAGAACAGTTCAGGGAACAGTGGAGGCTACAGATACTAAGCCAGAAGGTGATTGGGTCTAAACTCCAGGGGCAATTAGCGGTAACGGAAGATGAGATTGAAGAATACTATAAAACGAACTATGGAAGTGATGAAAAGATAGATGAGGTTAAAGTAGCCCACATCTTAATAACTCCAGAGGCAGCGGGTGGAGAAGAACAGGCAAAACAACGAGCAGAAGAGGTTGCAAAACTAGCCAAGTCAGGAGAAGACTTTGGAAAATTGGCAGGAGAGTATTCTAACGACACGATATCTTCCGTTAAAGGTGGTGAACTTGGATACTTCCGGAGGGGAGACCTCGTCGAATCCCTTGAAAATGCTGCTTATTCGACTCCTGTTGGACAGATTGCAGGGCCAGTCGAGTCTCCAGCAGGCTATCATATCGTAAAGGTTCTGGACAAGAAAACGAACGAGGGCAATCTTGACGACTATAGAGAAGAAATTAAGGAAAAGCTGTATCGAGAAAAAGCAGAGCAAGAACTAAGTGCATGGATAGATGAAATAAAAAGTTCGGCTTACATTGATCTGAGGATTTAA
- the rplT gene encoding 50S ribosomal protein L20, translated as MRVKRSVASRKRRKKILKLAKGYWGNRGTNLRNAKETLLRALAYSYRDRRRRKRDFRRLWILRINAASRPFGISYSTLVGGLSKAGIEIDRKNLADLAVRDPEGFKAVVDIAKSNLN; from the coding sequence ATGAGAGTTAAACGATCAGTTGCTTCCAGGAAGAGAAGAAAGAAGATTTTGAAGCTCGCAAAGGGTTATTGGGGGAATAGGGGGACAAATTTAAGAAACGCGAAAGAGACCCTGCTCCGTGCACTGGCGTACTCATATAGAGACAGGCGTCGGAGGAAGAGGGATTTTAGAAGGCTATGGATTTTGAGAATAAACGCTGCGTCGAGGCCATTTGGCATTTCATATAGCACGCTAGTCGGTGGATTATCTAAGGCTGGTATCGAGATAGACAGAAAAAACCTGGCCGACCTGGCTGTGAGGGATCCAGAGGGTTTTAAAGCAGTTGTAGATATAGCTAAGTCGAATCTTAATTAA
- the gcvT gene encoding glycine cleavage system aminomethyltransferase GcvT, producing MQQTELYRLHEHFGAKFIEFAGWEMPVEYSGSRKETIAVRTSAGLFDVSHMGEIEIIGRDSASFCQWMTTNDISKLKNFQAQYTMLCNHEGGVIDDVIIYKYSDDYFLMCVNAVNTAKDFEWIGSVEREFKVEVLNKSFEYSQLALQGPQSQNIIFDAFGVNFCNLKRFYFLQTSWNDIDLMIARTGYTGEDGFEIFIPWGDATEVWEAILDTSSEYNIVPSGLSARDILRIEMAYPLYGHEINEDINPIESGLSRYVRIDKGDFIGRRALVRVLEAGPEKKLIGFEMIDRGIPRQGYPVLSGEAELGSVTSGTLSPSLEKSIGMALLSTNAVVGENLDIEIRGTRRKSRIVSTPFYTNKPIKKEKKL from the coding sequence ATGCAACAAACAGAGCTTTATCGATTACATGAACACTTTGGTGCAAAGTTTATTGAATTTGCCGGTTGGGAGATGCCAGTTGAGTATTCAGGAAGCAGAAAAGAGACCATTGCAGTAAGGACGTCCGCCGGATTATTTGATGTTAGCCATATGGGTGAAATCGAAATTATTGGAAGGGACTCGGCATCTTTCTGTCAGTGGATGACAACAAACGATATCAGCAAACTGAAGAATTTTCAGGCTCAATATACCATGCTCTGCAATCATGAAGGTGGCGTGATCGATGATGTGATTATCTATAAATATTCTGATGATTATTTTCTCATGTGTGTGAATGCGGTAAACACTGCAAAGGATTTTGAATGGATTGGAAGCGTAGAACGAGAATTCAAGGTGGAGGTCTTGAACAAGAGCTTTGAGTACTCTCAACTGGCTCTTCAAGGTCCCCAATCCCAGAATATAATATTTGATGCATTTGGAGTCAATTTCTGTAATCTAAAAAGATTCTATTTCCTGCAAACAAGTTGGAATGATATCGATCTAATGATCGCGAGAACAGGGTATACCGGTGAAGATGGATTTGAAATCTTTATTCCATGGGGAGATGCCACCGAAGTCTGGGAGGCGATTCTAGATACAAGCAGTGAATATAATATTGTACCCAGTGGTCTAAGCGCGAGAGATATCCTTCGAATTGAAATGGCTTATCCGCTTTATGGTCATGAGATTAACGAGGATATAAACCCAATCGAATCGGGTCTGAGCAGATATGTGAGAATTGATAAGGGCGATTTTATTGGTAGAAGAGCTCTAGTGCGGGTTTTAGAGGCTGGGCCTGAAAAAAAATTAATAGGATTTGAGATGATCGACCGCGGCATACCTAGGCAAGGTTACCCGGTATTGAGTGGTGAGGCTGAGTTGGGTAGTGTTACGAGTGGAACTTTATCCCCAAGTCTTGAGAAGTCCATTGGAATGGCACTGTTGAGCACCAATGCAGTGGTTGGAGAAAACCTTGATATAGAGATTCGTGGAACAAGAAGAAAATCAAGAATTGTTTCAACCCCTTTTTACACGAACAAACCTATTAAGAAGGAGAAGAAGCTATGA
- a CDS encoding endonuclease III domain-containing protein: protein MNVSNRIKEFYNSLYNRYGPQNWWPAESELECILGAILTQNTSWKNVEKAFENLKSRGLLSVEKLDSIPTKKLANLIRPSGYFNQKAIKIKAFISYVKKTYNGDLDKMFDEDTHELREKLLRIKGIGPETADSILLYALKKPVFVIDAYTYRILSRHSMIPKEISYQEMQDLLMDSLPEDIQVFNEYHALLVRVGKEHCKRKALCKGCPLEYDPHTV, encoded by the coding sequence ATGAATGTATCTAATAGGATCAAGGAGTTTTATAACTCACTTTACAATCGCTACGGACCTCAAAACTGGTGGCCAGCAGAATCCGAACTTGAATGTATCTTAGGTGCAATACTCACACAAAACACCTCATGGAAAAATGTGGAAAAGGCTTTTGAAAATCTGAAATCAAGGGGTTTACTATCCGTTGAGAAGCTGGATTCAATACCGACTAAGAAACTCGCAAACCTGATCCGCCCGTCCGGGTATTTCAATCAAAAAGCGATTAAGATCAAAGCCTTTATCAGTTATGTTAAGAAAACCTACAACGGGGACCTGGATAAGATGTTCGATGAGGATACACATGAACTCCGAGAAAAGCTTTTAAGGATAAAGGGTATTGGGCCTGAAACAGCAGATAGCATATTACTCTACGCGCTAAAGAAACCGGTATTTGTGATAGATGCATATACTTACAGAATCCTTTCGAGGCACAGCATGATTCCGAAAGAGATCTCATATCAAGAAATGCAAGATTTATTGATGGATTCACTTCCCGAAGATATACAGGTCTTTAACGAGTACCATGCACTTTTGGTAAGGGTGGGAAAAGAACACTGCAAAAGAAAAGCCCTGTGCAAAGGTTGCCCTCTGGAATACGATCCGCATACAGTGTAG
- the gcvP gene encoding aminomethyl-transferring glycine dehydrogenase: MKYKQDDLAYLKNDSPPTELDSHDCFSRRHIGPDERELQEMLTVLGVTSLDQLMDETIPISIRLKNPLDLTPPSTEHLYLEGLRKVALKNKVFKSFIGLGYYDCITPGVIQRNILENPGWYTQYTPYQAEISQGRLEALINFQTMVIDLTAMEIANASLLDEGTAAAEAMTMLFRIREAGEVRGGANVFFVSEQCFPQTIDILRTRAEPLGIRLIIGDHVNFEFEDRAFGALLQYPNADGEILDYSNFIRCAHDSGSMVAIAADLLSLTLVKPPGDMCADVVVGSTQRFGVPLGYGGPHAAYFATRDKYKRQIPGRIIGASIDRHGNTAFRMALQTREQHIRREKATSNICTAQSLPAIMSGMYAVYHGPDGLRSIAKRIQRLTRILEFELNKLGYAQANKYYFDTLKVDLGESSNRVRKKIESLARKAQMNFRYISTRFIGISLDETVSLEDIRRIVNIFANARGPEYQGLAGIGPDDSGEVLYPGELTRKSDFLTHPVFNSYHSETKMLRFIKTLESRDLSLTTSMIPLGSCTMKLNATAEMIPISWPEFSRLHPFVPLDQAEGYAEIINELERFLSEITGLPAVSLQPNSGAQGEYTGLMVIRAYYQDIGEGHRNIVLVPASAHGTNPASAVLSGMNVVVVSCDGEGNIDFGDLKNKASEHRDNLAAIMITYPSTHGVFEESVRDICSLVHDNGGQVYMDGANMNAQVGLTSPSTIGADICHLNLHKTFSIPHGGGGPGMGPICAAEHLSPYLPGHPLIPVGGRKSITAVASAPWGSGSILLISYGYIKMLGSKGVTDASKFAILNANYLKSRLERYYRVLYDGAHGRVAHEFILDLRPLKISFGIEVEDVAKRLIDYGFHAPTISWPVPGTMMIEPTESEGKGELDRFCDALISIYQEAKEISVGIADSKDNVLKNSPHTAEEALSDKWSHPYTREKAVYPLPYVKINKFWPPVGRINNPYGDKNLVCTCPPIDAYAKKGS, translated from the coding sequence ATGAAATATAAGCAAGATGACTTGGCCTATCTTAAGAACGATTCTCCACCGACAGAGTTGGATTCCCATGATTGCTTTTCAAGGAGGCATATCGGTCCGGACGAGCGAGAGTTACAGGAAATGCTCACGGTTTTGGGAGTAACCTCTTTGGACCAACTGATGGACGAGACGATCCCAATCTCGATCCGTCTAAAAAATCCTTTGGATTTAACTCCCCCATCAACTGAGCACCTCTACTTGGAAGGGTTGAGGAAGGTAGCTTTAAAGAATAAGGTTTTTAAGTCATTCATCGGATTGGGCTATTACGATTGCATAACACCGGGCGTGATTCAGAGGAATATCCTAGAAAATCCCGGTTGGTATACTCAATACACTCCATATCAGGCGGAGATATCACAGGGCCGTCTCGAGGCGTTAATTAATTTCCAGACCATGGTAATAGACTTAACGGCGATGGAAATTGCTAATGCCTCCCTCCTTGATGAAGGAACCGCTGCCGCTGAAGCCATGACGATGCTTTTCAGGATTAGGGAAGCAGGTGAAGTGAGAGGAGGGGCAAATGTGTTCTTTGTTTCGGAACAATGTTTCCCCCAGACTATAGACATATTAAGAACCAGGGCTGAGCCTTTAGGGATAAGACTGATTATAGGTGACCACGTGAACTTCGAGTTTGAAGACAGAGCATTCGGAGCCTTGTTACAATACCCTAACGCAGATGGAGAAATCCTGGATTATTCCAATTTCATTCGCTGCGCCCATGATTCAGGGTCAATGGTCGCTATTGCTGCCGATCTGCTGTCACTTACACTCGTCAAACCACCAGGAGATATGTGTGCCGATGTTGTTGTAGGATCGACTCAGAGGTTTGGTGTACCTTTGGGCTACGGCGGGCCTCACGCAGCTTATTTTGCCACCAGGGATAAATATAAACGACAGATCCCTGGCAGAATAATTGGTGCGTCGATCGATAGGCATGGGAATACGGCTTTTAGGATGGCGCTGCAAACCCGAGAGCAGCATATAAGAAGGGAAAAGGCCACTTCCAATATTTGTACTGCTCAATCACTCCCTGCAATAATGTCAGGCATGTACGCCGTTTATCACGGACCAGACGGCTTGAGATCAATTGCAAAAAGGATTCAAAGATTAACAAGGATTCTGGAATTCGAATTAAATAAACTTGGTTACGCTCAGGCCAATAAATATTATTTCGACACCTTGAAAGTCGACCTTGGTGAATCCTCAAACCGTGTTCGAAAAAAGATCGAGTCACTCGCCAGAAAGGCTCAGATGAATTTTAGGTACATAAGCACCAGGTTTATCGGCATATCATTAGACGAAACGGTTAGTCTTGAGGATATAAGGCGGATAGTCAATATATTCGCTAACGCTAGGGGACCGGAATATCAAGGTTTAGCAGGTATAGGACCTGATGATTCAGGTGAAGTTCTCTATCCTGGTGAATTAACACGGAAGAGCGATTTTTTAACCCATCCGGTTTTTAACAGTTACCATTCTGAGACCAAGATGCTCAGATTTATAAAGACTCTGGAGAGTCGAGATCTTTCTCTGACGACATCGATGATACCGCTTGGGTCCTGTACCATGAAGCTCAACGCAACTGCAGAAATGATACCGATTAGCTGGCCAGAGTTCTCAAGATTGCATCCATTCGTTCCTTTAGACCAGGCCGAGGGATACGCTGAGATAATTAACGAGCTAGAGAGGTTTTTAAGTGAAATAACGGGACTTCCCGCTGTGTCACTACAGCCTAATTCCGGCGCACAGGGAGAGTATACTGGTCTCATGGTTATTCGAGCCTATTATCAGGATATAGGCGAGGGGCATCGTAATATCGTCTTAGTACCAGCCTCAGCGCATGGTACTAACCCCGCCAGTGCGGTTCTTTCAGGCATGAATGTAGTGGTTGTTTCTTGCGATGGAGAGGGCAATATTGATTTTGGGGACTTAAAGAATAAGGCATCCGAACATAGGGATAACCTGGCCGCTATCATGATCACATATCCGTCAACGCATGGAGTCTTCGAAGAAAGCGTCAGGGACATTTGCTCATTAGTCCACGATAACGGTGGACAGGTATATATGGATGGCGCAAACATGAACGCACAGGTGGGACTTACAAGTCCTTCAACAATAGGGGCTGATATCTGTCATTTAAATTTACATAAGACTTTCAGCATTCCGCACGGAGGTGGAGGGCCTGGAATGGGCCCAATATGCGCAGCCGAGCATTTATCGCCATATCTTCCGGGCCACCCGCTGATACCTGTTGGGGGTAGGAAATCAATCACTGCAGTAGCTTCCGCCCCTTGGGGGAGTGGAAGTATTCTTCTGATATCTTACGGATACATTAAGATGCTTGGCTCTAAGGGTGTTACAGACGCGTCCAAGTTTGCGATCTTGAATGCAAATTATCTTAAGTCCAGATTGGAAAGATATTACAGGGTCTTATATGATGGGGCTCATGGAAGGGTAGCACATGAATTCATATTGGATTTACGACCGTTGAAAATTAGCTTTGGTATTGAAGTCGAAGATGTGGCTAAGAGGTTGATAGATTATGGTTTCCATGCGCCTACCATATCGTGGCCTGTTCCCGGGACGATGATGATTGAACCGACTGAAAGTGAGGGGAAAGGTGAACTGGATCGCTTTTGTGATGCCCTTATTTCAATCTATCAGGAGGCTAAGGAGATATCTGTCGGAATTGCTGACTCTAAGGATAATGTATTAAAGAACTCACCTCATACAGCCGAAGAAGCACTCTCGGATAAATGGAGCCACCCCTATACCAGAGAGAAGGCTGTCTACCCCCTTCCCTATGTAAAAATCAATAAATTCTGGCCGCCGGTTGGAAGGATTAATAATCCTTACGGGGACAAGAATCTTGTATGTACATGCCCGCCAATCGATGCCTACGCTAAAAAGGGTAGTTAA
- the mfd gene encoding transcription-repair coupling factor, with protein sequence MNSIQRTEIKNLFDNLRHSEIFKEIIDKIEEGPRRITLTGLTGSSRSYLISAIAQLLNRPVFYITDSVKRSVEAQGEISCFSGQKPPLLEKRELELNESIFSSVSKETSARLEWLYLARVNKVLIAEAPAVLERVIPMNVFDDSVISIKTGDNVSRYEFIARLVEMGYVQTEFVQNDGEISTRGSIIDVFSPATPNPIRLELLGDEISSIRYFGTSDQKLIEKTESAIILPASELILSKEAISRSICYVKKKAKDHEIPASTKISLINDIEGGKRLPRINMLLPSFYPNLGTVFDYLLPETLIILDPADDIFKSLGSYADSLFRINRNPGNNNILPDIDELYLTNESLREEISRFQTIQVEDLWLNEEETDGINLYTEPINIKKKNDLDSPFEPLANKILEAEKMGCSAHIIVSNDVSREMIIEALGGRSISNFETHIGHLSSGFIFPAANQMIIGEKDIFEDSKRIRPRKIKNIPSAFLTSFSELKPGDFIVHVDFGIGIYRSLKRLRFGNMEGDFLQCEYQGGDKIYVPVDKLKLVQRYIGERKNPRIDKLGHQNWKRVIRRVKKAVENIAKELLELYAVRKAESGFQFSKRDKLFKQFEFEFPYEETIDQDSAIEDVMSDMESQTPMDRLICGDVGFGKTEVAIRAAFKAVMDGKQVAFLVPTTLLAYQHYLTSVERLKQYPLIIETLSRFKSQREEKLILKRLKDGNIDLIIGTHKLLGNKIQFKDLGLLIIDEEHKFGVSQKERLRKIKKGIDVLSLSATPIPRTLQLSLAGIRDISLINTPPEGRQAIETYVLRFSRNLIRKAILKEIDRGGSIFFIHNRIEDIFNLAEELKNIVPEARIEVTHGRMHEKQLEDSIDKFSHGEIDVLVTTAIVESGLDIQRANTMIINNSHKFGLADLYQLRGRVGRSDKKAFAYFLIPSTGSLTPESRRRLKAITELNELGSGYRLALSDLEIRGAGNIFGTEQSGHIADVGLELYLEMLDESIRKLKMEETPLEYEPEIKFNFSAFIPDDYIEDPTERLLFYKKLSTVSSEDELYSIKEELRDRFGKIPEPSLNLLNIVELKILMKELQIGKMEIKPGDTIIDFREKSPLLSRFKPAGRLRIISSDGNQFIEIKKRLTELIAVMNAEKRQNRRSYPDL encoded by the coding sequence GTGAATTCGATACAAAGAACTGAAATAAAAAATTTATTCGACAACTTAAGACATTCCGAAATCTTTAAAGAGATTATTGATAAAATTGAAGAGGGTCCCCGCCGGATCACCCTGACCGGGCTTACCGGTTCATCGCGGTCCTATCTGATTTCGGCAATAGCTCAATTACTCAATCGGCCCGTTTTCTACATAACCGATTCAGTTAAAAGATCAGTCGAGGCACAGGGAGAAATCTCATGTTTTAGTGGACAAAAACCGCCACTCCTCGAAAAAAGGGAATTAGAGTTAAACGAATCGATCTTCTCATCGGTCTCCAAGGAAACTTCGGCTCGTTTAGAATGGTTATACCTTGCGAGAGTGAATAAAGTACTCATAGCCGAGGCGCCCGCTGTTCTCGAGAGGGTGATTCCGATGAACGTATTCGATGACTCCGTCATATCCATAAAAACTGGGGATAATGTGTCAAGATATGAATTTATTGCCAGGCTTGTGGAGATGGGTTATGTACAGACAGAGTTCGTGCAGAACGACGGAGAAATAAGCACAAGAGGATCGATAATTGACGTTTTTTCGCCCGCAACCCCCAATCCGATAAGGCTAGAACTCCTTGGAGATGAAATAAGCTCTATCAGATATTTCGGAACGTCTGACCAGAAGCTCATAGAAAAAACTGAAAGTGCCATAATTTTACCGGCAAGCGAACTAATTCTGAGCAAGGAGGCTATAAGCCGATCGATATGCTATGTAAAAAAGAAAGCCAAAGATCATGAGATACCAGCCTCCACTAAGATCTCGCTGATAAATGACATAGAGGGAGGTAAAAGGCTGCCCCGCATCAACATGCTATTACCATCATTCTACCCTAATCTTGGAACAGTCTTTGACTACCTTCTCCCAGAAACGCTGATCATTTTAGATCCGGCTGATGACATATTTAAGTCCCTTGGTTCATATGCTGACTCATTATTCAGAATCAACAGAAATCCAGGCAATAACAACATTCTACCGGACATAGACGAGCTCTATCTCACAAATGAGAGCCTTAGAGAGGAAATCTCAAGATTTCAAACAATTCAAGTCGAAGACTTATGGCTGAATGAGGAAGAAACAGATGGCATTAATCTATATACTGAACCTATTAACATTAAGAAAAAAAACGATCTCGATTCTCCATTTGAACCACTTGCCAATAAGATATTGGAAGCAGAAAAGATGGGCTGCTCGGCACATATCATCGTTAGCAACGATGTAAGCAGAGAAATGATAATTGAAGCGCTCGGAGGGCGGTCGATAAGCAACTTTGAGACGCATATTGGCCACCTTTCTTCTGGATTTATATTCCCCGCGGCTAATCAAATGATCATCGGAGAAAAAGATATATTCGAGGATAGCAAAAGAATACGCCCTCGAAAGATAAAGAACATACCTTCGGCCTTCTTAACATCATTCAGTGAGCTTAAACCCGGCGATTTCATTGTGCATGTGGATTTCGGGATCGGTATCTACAGGAGCCTTAAGAGATTAAGATTCGGCAACATGGAAGGCGACTTTCTGCAATGCGAATACCAAGGAGGTGATAAGATCTATGTGCCCGTAGATAAACTTAAGCTCGTTCAAAGGTACATAGGTGAGAGAAAGAATCCACGAATCGACAAACTCGGCCATCAAAACTGGAAAAGGGTGATAAGGAGGGTTAAAAAAGCGGTTGAGAACATAGCAAAGGAGCTCCTAGAGCTCTACGCTGTCAGAAAAGCAGAGAGCGGTTTTCAGTTTTCGAAAAGAGACAAGCTATTTAAGCAGTTCGAGTTCGAATTCCCGTACGAAGAAACAATAGACCAGGACTCCGCTATAGAAGACGTGATGAGTGACATGGAGTCGCAAACGCCGATGGACAGACTGATTTGCGGCGATGTTGGTTTTGGAAAAACAGAGGTAGCTATAAGAGCTGCCTTCAAGGCGGTAATGGACGGAAAGCAGGTTGCCTTCCTTGTGCCGACGACCCTCCTGGCTTACCAGCATTATCTGACGTCAGTTGAGCGTCTAAAACAATATCCCTTAATAATAGAGACGCTATCAAGATTTAAGTCTCAAAGGGAGGAAAAATTAATCCTAAAGAGGCTTAAGGACGGTAACATCGATTTGATCATCGGAACCCATAAACTCCTAGGAAATAAAATTCAATTCAAGGACCTAGGGCTATTAATAATCGACGAAGAACACAAGTTTGGAGTCTCTCAAAAGGAGAGACTGAGGAAAATTAAGAAGGGCATAGACGTATTATCGCTGAGTGCTACCCCGATTCCACGCACACTTCAACTATCGCTGGCCGGAATCAGGGACATAAGCCTTATAAACACCCCCCCAGAAGGAAGGCAGGCCATCGAGACATATGTACTTCGATTCAGCCGAAACTTAATAAGAAAAGCAATCTTAAAAGAAATCGATCGGGGAGGCTCGATATTCTTTATCCATAACAGGATAGAGGATATCTTCAATCTTGCCGAAGAATTAAAGAATATTGTACCGGAGGCTAGAATCGAGGTCACTCATGGAAGGATGCACGAGAAACAACTTGAAGATAGTATCGATAAGTTTTCTCATGGCGAAATAGATGTACTGGTAACTACAGCGATTGTTGAATCCGGACTTGACATACAAAGAGCCAACACAATGATCATAAATAATTCCCACAAATTTGGACTCGCAGACCTGTATCAACTAAGGGGAAGGGTGGGCAGGTCAGACAAGAAGGCTTTCGCCTATTTTCTGATCCCAAGCACAGGTTCACTCACCCCAGAATCCAGGAGACGCCTCAAGGCAATTACCGAACTCAATGAACTCGGCTCAGGATATAGACTTGCTCTGTCAGACCTTGAGATAAGAGGTGCCGGAAATATCTTTGGCACAGAACAATCGGGCCATATCGCCGACGTAGGCCTCGAGCTATATCTTGAGATGCTCGATGAATCGATCAGGAAATTAAAAATGGAAGAAACACCTTTGGAATATGAACCCGAAATCAAGTTTAATTTCTCAGCCTTTATTCCCGATGATTATATTGAAGACCCTACTGAGAGATTGTTATTTTACAAAAAACTATCAACAGTCTCATCAGAAGATGAATTATATTCAATAAAGGAGGAACTAAGAGACAGATTTGGGAAAATCCCAGAGCCCAGCTTGAATCTACTGAACATAGTAGAATTGAAGATATTAATGAAAGAACTGCAAATTGGCAAAATGGAGATAAAACCCGGTGATACAATAATTGACTTTCGTGAAAAATCTCCTCTGCTCAGTAGGTTTAAGCCAGCCGGCAGGTTGAGGATTATCAGTAGCGATGGAAACCAATTTATAGAAATTAAGAAGAGACTGACGGAATTGATCGCCGTTATGAATGCTGAAAAGAGGCAAAACCGGAGAAGTTACCCTGATTTATAA
- the rpmI gene encoding 50S ribosomal protein L35, which translates to MAKIKVKTNKGAAKRFKVTASGKVMRNRSGKSHLNVKKSRKRKRRLISPDYIEGVAAKRIKKIIPYL; encoded by the coding sequence ATGGCAAAAATTAAAGTAAAGACAAATAAGGGAGCCGCAAAAAGGTTTAAGGTTACCGCCAGCGGCAAGGTAATGAGAAATCGCAGCGGAAAAAGTCATCTTAACGTTAAGAAGAGCAGAAAACGAAAAAGGAGGTTAATCTCTCCAGATTATATTGAAGGGGTTGCGGCAAAGAGGATAAAGAAAATAATACCTTATCTCTAG